The segment AATCGTCGGAGATCTTAAGATTCCTCTAAGATCTCGATACCCATGCTGCGCCCTGTGCCCTCGATCATCCTCATTGCCGCCTCGATGGACGCGGCATTGAGATCTTCCTGCTTCTGTTCAGCGATCTCACGGAGCTGCTGGCGCGTGACCGTGCCAACCTTGTTCCGATTCGGCTCGCCGGAGCCCTTGGCCAGATTCGCCGCCTTCTTGAGAAGAATCGAAGCTGGAGGACTCTTTGTTATGAAACTGAAAGATCGATCTTTGTAGACCGAGATGACGACCGGGATAATGAGACCCGATTTGTCCTGCGTCTGTGCGTTAAACGCCTTGCAGAACTCCATAATATTGACCTGGTGGGTGCCCAGTGCCGGACCCACCGGAGGTGCAGGGTTGGCCGCGCCTGCGGGAATATGAAGTTTGATGAAGGCTACCGCTTCTTTCTTCGCCATGAATATCTCCCAGTCACATCTGCTTAAGTTTTGGGGTAAGCGGGATTTCCGAAATCCCTCCCCCTCTAGCTCAATTAGATCGGTGCAACCTGCATAAAGTCGAGCTCTACGGGCGTCGCCCGCCCGAAGATGCTGACCATGACACGTAGTTTTCCTCTTTCCAAGTTAATCTCATCGACGGTGCCGACAAAGTCGGCAAACGGCCCGTCGATGACCTTGACGCTTTCCCCGACCTTGAAGGGTGCTTCCGCCATGATCGGACGACGCTCACGAACCTCTTCACCCCGGATGCGCCGGACCTCCATCTCGGAAAGAGGCGCTGGAAACTTGTCTCCTCCAACAAAATGAGTCACGCCGGGAACACCTTGAACGAGATTTCGTGTTTCTTCTGTCAACTCCATTTCGACCAAAACGTAACTTGGGAAGGTCTTCCTTTTAGTAACCGTCTTCTTGCCATTTTTAAGAACCGCGAAATCTTCGGTGGCGACAAGAATTTCACCAAATTTATCTTGGAGCTGGTTGTATTGGATCAGACGTTCGAGGTTGGCTCTAACCTTCCCCTCATGACCCGAATATGTGTGAACAACATACCAATTCTTCGCCATATTCTTAAGATCCTGCTCCTGTTGATCCTTTATGATCATTCTAACCGCCACCACACCCTTTCATCAGCCGTTCCATTAACCGGGGGTTTACAGAACGAGACCTACGATGCGGCCGACGATCTGATCCACGACAAAGATAAAGAAGGTGATGAAGAAAACGGCAATGATCACCACCCATGTCGAGGCCTTCATGTCTGCCCATGATGGCCAGGTGACTTTCTTGCTTTCTACGGCGACCTCACTAATAAAGGTCCTCAATTCAGTAATCTTGGACATGAAACTCCTACCCAAGGATCAATCCCTA is part of the Candidatus Eisenbacteria bacterium genome and harbors:
- the rplK gene encoding 50S ribosomal protein L11, translating into MAKKEAVAFIKLHIPAGAANPAPPVGPALGTHQVNIMEFCKAFNAQTQDKSGLIIPVVISVYKDRSFSFITKSPPASILLKKAANLAKGSGEPNRNKVGTVTRQQLREIAEQKQEDLNAASIEAAMRMIEGTGRSMGIEILEES
- the nusG gene encoding transcription termination/antitermination protein NusG, with protein sequence MAKNWYVVHTYSGHEGKVRANLERLIQYNQLQDKFGEILVATEDFAVLKNGKKTVTKRKTFPSYVLVEMELTEETRNLVQGVPGVTHFVGGDKFPAPLSEMEVRRIRGEEVRERRPIMAEAPFKVGESVKVIDGPFADFVGTVDEINLERGKLRVMVSIFGRATPVELDFMQVAPI
- the secE gene encoding preprotein translocase subunit SecE: MSKITELRTFISEVAVESKKVTWPSWADMKASTWVVIIAVFFITFFIFVVDQIVGRIVGLVL